From Rhodamnia argentea isolate NSW1041297 chromosome 10, ASM2092103v1, whole genome shotgun sequence, a single genomic window includes:
- the LOC115742835 gene encoding mediator of RNA polymerase II transcription subunit 31, with protein sequence MTSRKNSDDSSTSPSSPKNVFKDPDGGQRRFLLELEFVQCLANPTYIHYLAQNRYFEDEAFIGYLKYLQYWQRPEYIKFIMYPHCLFFLELLQKANFRNAMAHPGNKELAHRQQFFFWKNYRNNRLKHIMPRPLPEPPAVTPAPAPPQAPTPPMSATIAATAPPPPALSPMPYGVLPGSSLAKNDMRNTAVDRRKRKKEA encoded by the exons ATGACTTCCCGCAAGAACAGTGACGACTCATCCACTTCTCCATCCTC ACCCAAGAACGTGTTCAAGGATCCAGATGGTGGGCAACGACGGTTTTTGCTTGAGCTCGAATTCGTGCAGTGCCTGGCGAATCCCACCTATATTCACT ATTTGGCTCAGAACCGATACTTTGAAGATGAGGCTTTTATTGGTTACTTGAAGTATCTTCAGTACTGGCAACGCCCCGAGTACATCAAGTTTATAAT GTACCCCCATTGCTTGTTTTTTCTGGAGCTTCTCCAGAAGGCAAACTTCCGCAATGCGATGGCACACCCTGGCAACAAG GAATTGGCGCATCGGCAGCAATTCTTTTTCTGGAAGAACTACAGAAACAACCGTTTGAAGCACATAATGCCTAGGCCTCTTCCAGAACCTCCAGCTGTAACCCCTGCTCCAGCTCCACCACAGGCACCTACACCTCCCATGTCAGCTACAATTGCAGCTACTGCTCCTCCCCCTCCAGCCCTTTCTCCCATGCCGTACGGAGTTCTGCCTGGATCATCTCTTGCCAAAAATGACATGAGGAATACTGCAGTGGATCGGAGGAAGAGAAA GAAGGAAGCTTAA